The following proteins come from a genomic window of Miscanthus floridulus cultivar M001 chromosome 2, ASM1932011v1, whole genome shotgun sequence:
- the LOC136540771 gene encoding histone H4 has product MSGRGKGGKGLGKGGAKRHRKVLRDNIQGITKPAIRRLARRGGVKRISGLIYEETRGVLKIFLENVIRDAVTYTEHARRKTVTAMDVVYALKRQGRTLYGFGG; this is encoded by the coding sequence ATGTCGGGCCGCGGCAAGGGAGGCAAGGGTCTGGGCAAGGGCGGCGCGAAGCGCCACCGCAAGGTGCTCCGCGACAACATCCAGGGCATCACGAAGCCGGCGATCCGGAGGCTGGCGCGCCGGGGTGGCGTGAAGCGCATCTCCGGGCTCATCTACGAGGAGACCCGCGGCGTGCTCAAGATCTTCCTCGAGAACGTCATCCGCGACGCCGTCACCTACACGGAGCACGCCCGCCGCAAGACTGTCACCGCCATGGACGTCGTCTACGCGCTAAAGCGCCAGGGCCGCACCCTCTACGGCTTCGGCGGCTAG